In the Opitutaceae bacterium genome, one interval contains:
- a CDS encoding efflux RND transporter periplasmic adaptor subunit, whose amino-acid sequence MFKRFAIAGFGLLVVVGILGGIKGLQIAALIAAGENATQPPESVSTAVAEESLWQPRLRAVGSVVAVQGVTTSSEVGGIVTELHFESGAEVEAGDVLVRLDGSIEEAQLAAAEAQLELANLSLKRARELRETRSNSQADLDAALATQKGAEAQVRNISAALAKKTIRAPFSGRLGIRQVNLGQFLGSGSPIVSIQTPRPIYVDFWMPQQNLARLSVGQVVEVTADTAPDSVETGEITTISPEVDATTRNVRCRATFPNTHELLRPGMFVEAEIVLPDEEWVLSVPATSVVYAPYGNSIFVVEAQTDPETGGKSLTANQRFVRLGERRGDFVAVVSGLKPGDEVVTSGAFKLRNGARVAVNNELAPKAELTPRPQDS is encoded by the coding sequence ATGTTCAAGAGATTTGCCATTGCCGGCTTCGGACTTCTCGTCGTTGTCGGGATTCTTGGGGGAATCAAGGGATTGCAGATTGCCGCCCTGATTGCTGCGGGCGAAAATGCGACCCAGCCACCGGAGTCGGTTTCCACCGCCGTTGCGGAGGAGTCGCTCTGGCAGCCGCGCTTGCGGGCCGTCGGATCCGTGGTGGCCGTTCAGGGAGTGACGACCAGTTCGGAGGTTGGCGGTATTGTTACGGAACTCCATTTTGAATCCGGCGCGGAAGTGGAGGCGGGCGATGTCCTCGTCCGGCTTGACGGCTCGATTGAGGAAGCCCAACTGGCCGCGGCCGAGGCCCAGTTGGAACTGGCCAACCTGAGTCTGAAGCGTGCCCGGGAACTCCGGGAAACGCGCTCGAATTCCCAGGCGGATCTGGATGCCGCCCTCGCCACGCAGAAAGGGGCGGAGGCCCAGGTTCGGAACATCAGTGCCGCCCTCGCCAAAAAGACGATTCGGGCGCCGTTTTCCGGACGTCTCGGCATTCGTCAGGTGAATCTCGGCCAGTTTCTGGGAAGCGGGTCGCCGATCGTCTCGATTCAAACGCCCCGGCCCATCTACGTGGATTTCTGGATGCCCCAACAGAACCTGGCACGATTGTCGGTGGGGCAGGTCGTCGAGGTGACCGCGGACACGGCGCCGGATTCGGTCGAAACGGGCGAAATCACCACGATCAGCCCGGAGGTGGACGCGACCACCCGGAACGTCCGTTGTCGGGCCACTTTTCCGAACACTCACGAGCTCCTGCGCCCCGGCATGTTTGTCGAGGCGGAGATCGTCTTGCCGGATGAAGAATGGGTGCTCAGCGTTCCGGCGACCTCCGTGGTCTATGCGCCCTACGGCAATTCGATATTTGTGGTCGAGGCGCAGACAGATCCGGAGACCGGCGGCAAGTCCCTGACGGCCAATCAGCGCTTCGTTCGCCTGGGCGAACGGCGGGGCGATTTTGTCGCGGTTGTTTCAGGTCTGAAGCCGGGTGATGAAGTGGTGACCAGCGGAGCCTTCAAGCTGAGAAACGGGGCCAGGGTCGCCGTCAACAACGAGCTCGCCCCGAAGGCCGAGCTGACCCCGAGGCCGCAGGACTCCTGA